A stretch of Imperialibacter roseus DNA encodes these proteins:
- a CDS encoding ribonuclease Z, with the protein MSFVLKILGSNSAAPAHNRNQTSQVLVVDDEHFLIDCGEGTQLQLKKYKVKATKINHIFISHLHGDHYYGLIGLLSTMHLYGRKARLFLYGPPGLSEILSLQFKYSNTTLNFPIQFKEWVPGTSEVLLENQKITVSSFPVSHRISCSGFLFREKPKNRRIEKSLLPPNVTPTLIIKLKNGEDLLDENGNIKYKNSEVTLPPRPSYSYAYCADTKYEESLIQYIASVDMLYHEGTFLDDMRERAELTFHSTAAQAATLALKAGVGKLILGHFSTRYKELNPLLEEALTVFKESYLGIEGTDFSPA; encoded by the coding sequence TTGAGCTTTGTATTAAAAATTCTTGGATCAAATTCCGCCGCCCCAGCGCACAACAGAAACCAAACGTCGCAAGTACTGGTGGTTGATGACGAGCACTTTCTCATCGATTGCGGAGAGGGCACTCAGCTTCAGCTAAAGAAATACAAAGTAAAGGCCACCAAAATCAATCATATTTTTATCAGCCACCTGCATGGCGACCACTACTACGGCCTGATAGGGTTGTTATCAACCATGCACTTGTATGGCAGAAAGGCCAGGCTTTTCCTCTATGGCCCGCCAGGCCTATCTGAAATCCTCAGTCTGCAGTTCAAGTACTCCAACACCACACTGAACTTCCCCATCCAGTTCAAAGAATGGGTGCCCGGCACTAGTGAGGTGCTTCTGGAAAATCAGAAAATCACTGTCAGTAGTTTTCCTGTCAGTCACCGAATTTCCTGTAGTGGGTTTCTTTTTCGGGAGAAACCAAAAAACAGACGGATTGAGAAGTCCTTGCTGCCCCCTAACGTTACGCCCACCCTGATCATTAAGCTAAAAAACGGAGAAGATCTGCTGGATGAAAATGGGAACATCAAATACAAAAATAGCGAGGTAACGCTCCCTCCCCGGCCCTCTTATTCGTACGCCTACTGCGCCGATACGAAGTACGAAGAGTCCCTCATCCAATACATTGCCAGTGTCGACATGCTCTATCACGAGGGCACCTTTCTGGATGACATGAGAGAGCGAGCTGAGCTAACGTTTCACTCCACGGCCGCACAGGCAGCTACCCTGGCGCTGAAAGCAGGTGTAGGCAAGTTGATCCTGGGCCACTTCAGCACCCGCTACAAAGAACTAAATCCTTTGCTGGAAGAAGCATTGACTGTGTTTAAAGAATCGTATCTTGGTATTGAGGGGACTGACTTCTCCCCTGCCTGA
- a CDS encoding STAS domain-containing protein codes for MKYSLDKSEKYSILKITQEKLDTSTAPDYKSEFVKLQAEGSSNMILDLSDVKYVDSSGLSALLVGNRCFSEAGGIFVMIGMNDHVVKLIKISQLDKVLNIVPTKEEAIDTVFLHEIESGLEEEEE; via the coding sequence ATGAAGTATTCGTTAGATAAGAGCGAAAAATACAGCATCTTAAAAATTACACAGGAAAAACTGGATACCTCTACTGCCCCGGATTACAAATCCGAATTTGTAAAGCTGCAAGCTGAAGGCAGCTCCAACATGATCCTAGACCTTTCCGATGTAAAATATGTCGATTCGTCTGGCCTGAGTGCATTGCTTGTTGGCAACCGCTGCTTTTCAGAAGCTGGAGGCATCTTCGTTATGATCGGTATGAACGACCACGTGGTGAAGCTGATTAAAATATCGCAGCTTGACAAGGTGTTGAATATAGTACCTACCAAGGAAGAGGCAATAGACACGGTATTTCTTCATGAAATTGAAAGTGGACTCGAGGAGGAAGAAGAATAG
- a CDS encoding phosphoribosylaminoimidazolesuccinocarboxamide synthase — MEALKETQFQFPGVTGKYKGKVRDVYYLDQLMIVVASDRISAFDVILPRAIPFKGQILNQIAAKFLALTRDVVPNWVTAVPDPNVTIGVKCEPFKVEMVIRGYLAGHAWREYKSGKRQVCGVPLPDGLKENDKLPSPIITPTTKASEGHDMDISREEIIAQGVVSEADYMQLEKYTQALYKKGSEYAASQGLILVDTKYEFGKHDGTIYLIDEIHTPDSSRYFYADTYEAIQAKGEPQKQLSKEFVRQWLIENGFQGKEGQNVPEMSDEVVNSISHRYIELFEKVTGEKFQKRSYAGVESTIESNVLKSLKEISK, encoded by the coding sequence ATGGAAGCCCTCAAGGAAACCCAATTTCAATTCCCCGGCGTCACTGGCAAATACAAAGGCAAAGTGCGGGACGTGTACTACCTCGACCAACTGATGATAGTAGTTGCCAGCGATCGCATTTCAGCGTTCGATGTCATCCTTCCGAGGGCCATCCCGTTCAAAGGACAAATCCTGAACCAAATTGCAGCCAAGTTTCTGGCACTAACAAGGGACGTGGTGCCCAACTGGGTAACCGCAGTACCTGATCCCAATGTCACGATTGGTGTGAAGTGCGAACCCTTCAAAGTAGAAATGGTGATCAGGGGCTATTTGGCCGGACATGCCTGGAGAGAATATAAATCAGGGAAGCGTCAGGTTTGCGGAGTGCCTCTTCCCGACGGGCTAAAAGAAAATGACAAGCTCCCCTCTCCCATCATCACACCCACTACCAAAGCCTCAGAGGGTCACGATATGGACATTTCCAGGGAGGAAATCATAGCGCAGGGAGTGGTATCGGAAGCTGACTACATGCAGCTGGAGAAGTATACGCAAGCGCTTTACAAAAAGGGTTCGGAGTATGCGGCCTCGCAGGGACTTATTTTGGTAGACACCAAATACGAATTTGGGAAGCACGACGGCACCATCTATTTAATTGACGAAATACACACACCGGATTCATCCCGGTATTTTTACGCCGATACGTATGAGGCAATCCAGGCAAAGGGAGAGCCTCAAAAGCAACTCTCAAAAGAGTTTGTGCGGCAGTGGCTGATTGAAAATGGATTTCAGGGTAAAGAAGGTCAAAATGTGCCGGAAATGTCAGATGAGGTAGTAAACTCCATCTCACATCGCTATATTGAGCTTTTTGAGAAAGTAACAGGCGAAAAATTTCAGAAACGCAGCTATGCCGGGGTTGAATCAACCATAGAGTCGAACGTTTTGAAGAGCCTTAAAGAAATTAGTAAGTAG
- a CDS encoding toxin-antitoxin system YwqK family antitoxin: MMKNCLLFSMLLLPLVVASQTKITTYHDRIKGLKNEEYFVLNADSSLIDGRYLKYNPEGVVIIEGDYVKGKRNGTFFNYYDNGKLQRETIYIDGLRQGETKVYHPNGNLLQIAVFKNDTLSGQIISYYEDEVVKSSTEFKSGKPDGEVVNYYPSGVKKEVIHYQSGLQDGATETFYENGTKETEAYYKKGKLDGHFKTYYPSGTLKTEAYNEAGLQNGTYKTYYANEQLEYAGTYVQGKLSGTANAFFEDGTPSQKLVYKEGSRVGKNYTYHPNGAVKTATDYSNNEKDRTIEEFNTSGQLLSTKTYKEDVRSGQWTIYNIADGSFVRENYIDDKLDGKRTTYSSKEIITEEADFKNGKQHGLTIGYHLNKKTAYETYYEYDRKHGSHKAFDKSGDLIEEGNYVRNLKNGTWKYYDRKGRLEKTVTYKLGKVIKEQ, encoded by the coding sequence ATGATGAAAAACTGCCTTTTATTTAGCATGCTTCTCCTTCCTTTGGTTGTGGCCAGCCAAACCAAAATCACCACCTATCACGACCGGATCAAAGGCCTTAAAAACGAAGAATACTTTGTTCTGAATGCCGACAGCAGCCTAATAGATGGTAGGTATCTTAAATACAACCCGGAGGGCGTAGTCATCATCGAAGGCGATTACGTAAAAGGGAAGCGAAATGGCACGTTTTTTAACTACTACGACAACGGCAAGCTACAGAGAGAAACCATCTACATCGATGGCTTAAGGCAGGGGGAAACAAAAGTGTATCACCCCAACGGCAACCTGCTTCAAATCGCCGTCTTTAAAAACGACACGCTTTCCGGACAAATTATTTCCTATTACGAAGATGAGGTCGTCAAATCCTCCACTGAATTCAAAAGTGGCAAGCCCGATGGTGAGGTAGTGAATTACTACCCCAGCGGCGTGAAGAAAGAGGTGATCCACTACCAAAGCGGGCTACAGGACGGTGCCACCGAAACGTTCTACGAAAACGGAACCAAAGAAACCGAGGCCTATTATAAAAAGGGGAAGCTGGATGGGCATTTCAAAACCTACTATCCCTCAGGTACCCTAAAAACTGAAGCCTACAATGAGGCTGGATTGCAGAATGGCACCTATAAAACCTACTATGCCAATGAGCAGTTGGAGTATGCCGGCACCTACGTACAGGGAAAGCTAAGTGGTACTGCAAACGCTTTTTTTGAAGACGGAACGCCCTCACAAAAGCTGGTGTACAAAGAAGGATCCCGGGTAGGGAAAAACTACACGTACCATCCCAACGGCGCTGTGAAAACGGCAACTGACTACTCCAACAACGAGAAAGACCGCACCATTGAAGAGTTCAATACCTCAGGTCAGCTTCTCTCCACCAAAACCTACAAAGAGGACGTCCGCTCAGGGCAGTGGACAATTTACAATATTGCCGATGGATCATTCGTCAGAGAAAACTACATCGACGACAAGCTTGATGGCAAGAGGACAACATATAGTTCGAAAGAGATTATAACGGAGGAAGCCGACTTCAAGAATGGCAAGCAGCATGGTTTGACAATAGGCTACCACCTCAATAAAAAAACTGCTTACGAAACTTATTATGAGTACGACAGGAAGCACGGTTCGCACAAAGCCTTTGATAAGTCAGGCGATCTTATTGAAGAGGGTAATTATGTGAGAAATCTAAAAAATGGCACATGGAAATATTACGACCGTAAAGGACGATTGGAAAAGACGGTGACCTATAAACTGGGCAAGGTAATCAAGGAGCAATAG
- a CDS encoding acetyl-CoA C-acyltransferase, whose amino-acid sequence MQEVVIVSAVRTPIGSFGGALAGLSATQLGSIAIKGALEKAGVGAKEVGEVFMGNVISANLGQAPARQASLGAGIGQNVPCTTINKVCSSGMKAVMIGAQSIMTGQNEVVVAGGMESMTNVPYYIPKARYGYKYGHGQLIDGLMHDGLWEIYNGFPMGNCAENTAKEMKITREEQDAYAINSYKRVAAATEAGYFKDEIVPVEIPQRKGDPILMKEDEEFKNVNFDKIPSLRPVFEKDGTVTAANASTINDGASALIIMSAAKAKELGLIPIAKIRGFGDAAQDPMWFTTSPSLAIPKAMKMAGVSADDVDFYEINEAFAAVAIANNRKLELDPARVNVFGGAVALGHPLGCSGARIITTLNSVLRQEGGTIGVAGICNGGGGASAIVIEKI is encoded by the coding sequence ATGCAGGAAGTAGTTATCGTTTCAGCAGTAAGAACGCCCATTGGAAGTTTTGGAGGCGCTTTGGCTGGCTTGTCTGCCACTCAGCTTGGCTCTATCGCTATAAAAGGTGCGTTGGAAAAGGCTGGTGTTGGTGCAAAAGAGGTTGGTGAGGTATTCATGGGCAATGTCATTTCGGCCAACCTGGGGCAGGCTCCGGCCCGTCAGGCGTCGTTGGGTGCTGGCATCGGGCAAAATGTACCCTGTACCACCATCAACAAAGTGTGTTCTTCAGGCATGAAAGCGGTGATGATAGGAGCGCAGTCTATCATGACTGGGCAGAATGAAGTTGTGGTGGCTGGCGGTATGGAAAGCATGACAAACGTGCCTTATTATATCCCAAAAGCACGCTATGGCTACAAATATGGCCACGGCCAACTCATAGATGGCCTCATGCACGACGGATTATGGGAGATTTACAATGGCTTCCCGATGGGTAACTGCGCCGAGAATACCGCCAAAGAAATGAAGATCACCCGGGAGGAGCAAGACGCCTACGCCATCAACAGCTACAAGCGAGTGGCAGCCGCTACTGAAGCCGGTTATTTCAAAGACGAGATTGTTCCTGTTGAAATCCCCCAGAGAAAAGGAGATCCAATTTTGATGAAAGAGGACGAGGAATTCAAAAATGTGAACTTCGATAAGATACCTTCTTTGCGGCCTGTATTTGAAAAAGACGGCACGGTAACCGCCGCCAATGCTTCGACCATCAACGATGGCGCTTCTGCCCTGATCATCATGAGTGCAGCCAAAGCAAAAGAGCTGGGACTCATCCCCATCGCAAAAATCAGAGGCTTTGGCGATGCAGCGCAAGATCCCATGTGGTTCACCACCTCGCCATCGCTGGCCATCCCCAAAGCGATGAAAATGGCTGGCGTTAGTGCGGATGATGTTGATTTCTACGAGATCAATGAGGCTTTTGCTGCAGTAGCGATTGCCAACAACCGAAAGCTGGAGCTTGATCCAGCCAGGGTAAATGTGTTTGGAGGGGCTGTGGCATTAGGGCATCCACTTGGCTGCTCCGGCGCCCGGATTATCACAACGCTAAACAGTGTGCTGCGTCAGGAAGGTGGCACCATTGGCGTGGCAGGTATTTGCAACGGTGGTGGTGGCGCTTCCGCCATTGTCATTGAAAAAATTTAG
- a CDS encoding vWA domain-containing protein — protein MSWYQSFGLLELTFCLVFGILYLAYLARVLYVAKAVGSSSKIVLSKVILRSSYFLLFIVALMGPSFGDSKKEIKSVGKDIFFCVDLSVSMDAFDVQPTRLEKIKFELKNITDAFNSDRMGIIMFSNEAFMQCPLTYDQSALNIFIETLNTSLVPNTGTDFGPPLRMALSKLNDDESPLTQQKSKIIILISDGEDFGEETDQIAQEIEQTGIKLFTLGVGTDKGSKILSRRGFKKDNQGNDVVTRLNSNSLKDVATKTGGKYFEINETKNDVSRLINTINEIEGEMRDARQVDVTANRYYYFLAIGLALFALDYLISVKTMKI, from the coding sequence ATGAGTTGGTATCAGTCGTTTGGATTACTTGAATTAACGTTTTGCCTCGTTTTTGGCATCCTCTACCTGGCCTACCTGGCCCGGGTGCTTTATGTCGCCAAGGCAGTGGGAAGCTCCTCCAAAATAGTGCTAAGTAAAGTCATCCTCCGGTCAAGCTACTTTCTGCTCTTCATTGTCGCCCTCATGGGGCCATCCTTTGGCGACAGCAAAAAAGAAATCAAGTCGGTTGGTAAAGACATCTTCTTCTGCGTCGATCTCTCTGTGTCTATGGATGCATTTGACGTACAACCCACGAGGCTTGAGAAAATAAAATTCGAGCTCAAAAACATCACCGATGCGTTCAACTCCGACCGGATGGGCATCATCATGTTTTCGAACGAAGCTTTCATGCAGTGTCCGCTCACTTACGACCAGTCGGCACTCAACATCTTCATCGAAACGCTCAACACCAGCCTTGTGCCCAACACCGGTACCGACTTTGGCCCGCCACTTCGGATGGCACTTAGCAAGCTGAACGACGATGAGTCGCCCCTTACCCAACAAAAATCGAAGATTATTATACTGATCAGCGATGGAGAAGATTTTGGAGAAGAAACCGACCAGATTGCTCAAGAAATAGAGCAAACAGGTATCAAACTGTTCACTTTGGGCGTTGGTACAGACAAGGGCAGTAAAATACTAAGCCGAAGAGGCTTTAAAAAAGACAATCAGGGAAATGACGTAGTGACCAGGCTTAACAGCAACTCATTAAAAGACGTCGCCACAAAAACCGGCGGCAAGTACTTTGAGATCAATGAAACTAAAAACGACGTTTCGAGATTAATAAATACAATCAATGAGATCGAAGGCGAAATGAGAGATGCCCGGCAGGTCGACGTTACGGCCAACAGGTACTATTATTTCCTTGCCATTGGGCTGGCTCTTTTCGCTCTCGATTACCTCATTTCAGTGAAAACCATGAAAATATGA
- a CDS encoding universal stress protein: MKKILVPCDFSTPAVHAYSFACQMAREAQGEVFVMHAFELPFSYESTFGVQPYIFDMELLKSIEDKAEENFKKMRKAVGKAVENQHFEALYGSITGSILDQIREKNIDLVVMGTTGASGLSEVLIGSNTEKVVRFSPVPVLSLREGHEASNIKNIVLANSLELNQRKFVEKVKDLQSFFGAKLHILYINSLARFKPEEEAQLLLEDFVKHYKLENYTLNIRNAPFEEEGIIRFVEQTKADMLAMATHSRRGLAHLVSGSLAEDIVNHIECPIWTCTLRD; the protein is encoded by the coding sequence ATGAAAAAGATACTTGTTCCCTGCGATTTTTCCACACCAGCAGTTCACGCTTATAGTTTCGCATGCCAAATGGCAAGAGAAGCGCAAGGTGAGGTGTTTGTCATGCACGCCTTCGAGCTTCCGTTTTCCTACGAATCGACCTTTGGAGTACAACCCTATATTTTCGACATGGAGCTTCTGAAATCTATAGAAGACAAGGCAGAAGAAAACTTCAAGAAAATGAGAAAAGCTGTAGGCAAAGCGGTAGAAAACCAGCATTTCGAGGCCTTATATGGCAGCATTACCGGTTCAATTCTCGACCAGATTCGGGAGAAGAACATTGACCTGGTAGTAATGGGCACAACAGGAGCCAGCGGACTCAGCGAGGTTTTGATTGGCTCCAACACCGAAAAAGTAGTTCGGTTTTCGCCAGTCCCAGTGCTTTCTCTAAGAGAGGGCCACGAAGCTTCCAACATAAAAAACATTGTATTGGCCAACTCCCTTGAACTTAACCAGAGGAAGTTTGTGGAAAAGGTAAAAGATCTTCAGTCATTTTTTGGAGCCAAACTTCACATACTCTATATCAACTCGCTTGCTCGCTTCAAGCCCGAGGAGGAAGCACAACTTTTACTGGAAGATTTTGTAAAGCACTATAAACTTGAGAATTACACGCTGAATATCCGAAATGCTCCTTTTGAAGAGGAAGGTATTATCCGATTTGTGGAGCAGACAAAGGCAGACATGCTGGCGATGGCCACCCACAGTCGGCGAGGGCTGGCTCACCTGGTTTCCGGCAGCCTGGCAGAGGACATTGTCAACCATATTGAATGTCCTATCTGGACTTGTACGTTAAGGGACTGA
- a CDS encoding c-type cytochrome, translated as MVSCSSGPQLPPGDPDNGGLVLPGGFDAVVVVDSLKGRTRHMAVNDNGDIYVKLRFPQEEGGNMALRDVDGDGKADELQVFGDYKNDGSYGAAMRIYNGYLYYGSQLAVYRQKLVPGKLVPDTEIETILTDDHEHGSHEHIAKVVSFDDKGNMYVPFGTPSNACMPVKRTPNMPGMDPCPQLEDHGGVWKFDANKKNQTQKDGTKFATGLRSIVAMDWNTEDNNLYVVMHGRDDLLRLWAQKYSPWESAMLPAEEFLRVTEGTNAGWPYCYYDQIKGQKVLAPEYGGDGDSIGRCADFVDPLMGFPGHWAPNDLFFYTGDQFPEHYKNGAFIAFHGSTNRAPYPQAGYFIGFVPFRNGQPSGDWEVFADGFAGVDPVVNVSDAIYRPMGIAMGPDGSLYFSDTEKGKIWRVMYKGDRGSFGTEQLAKMEERKNASNIRTPDKIEDNLEKGVKVAGEKTYLTYCGSCHQNNGKGASGRFPPLAGAPWVVGDKGLLISIVLNGMEGSITVNGEEYNNVMPQHSFLSDEEVARVLTYIRQSFGNEASEVSTEDVEKIRRTL; from the coding sequence ATGGTGTCGTGCAGCAGCGGCCCGCAGTTGCCACCCGGCGACCCTGATAACGGTGGCCTTGTGCTCCCCGGTGGCTTCGATGCTGTGGTGGTGGTCGACAGCCTCAAGGGCAGAACCCGGCACATGGCTGTAAACGACAATGGCGACATCTATGTAAAACTCCGTTTTCCACAGGAGGAAGGTGGTAATATGGCCTTGCGGGATGTGGACGGTGACGGCAAAGCAGACGAACTTCAGGTATTTGGCGACTACAAAAATGACGGAAGCTATGGGGCAGCCATGAGAATATACAATGGCTACTTGTACTACGGCTCCCAGCTGGCGGTGTATCGGCAGAAGCTGGTGCCTGGCAAACTGGTTCCGGATACTGAAATAGAAACAATTCTAACCGACGACCACGAGCACGGCAGCCATGAGCACATCGCCAAGGTCGTCTCTTTTGATGATAAGGGAAATATGTATGTCCCGTTTGGTACGCCTTCGAATGCCTGCATGCCGGTAAAGCGAACGCCCAATATGCCGGGGATGGATCCATGCCCACAGCTTGAAGACCACGGTGGAGTCTGGAAGTTCGATGCTAACAAGAAAAATCAAACGCAGAAAGATGGCACCAAGTTCGCAACGGGATTGCGCAGCATTGTGGCCATGGATTGGAATACTGAAGACAATAATCTGTACGTAGTCATGCACGGTCGGGACGACCTGCTCCGGCTTTGGGCGCAGAAGTACAGTCCCTGGGAAAGCGCCATGCTGCCAGCTGAGGAATTCCTGCGGGTGACAGAAGGCACCAACGCCGGTTGGCCCTACTGCTACTACGATCAGATAAAAGGCCAGAAGGTACTCGCTCCGGAATATGGTGGCGATGGCGATAGCATCGGACGCTGTGCTGATTTTGTCGATCCCTTGATGGGTTTCCCGGGGCATTGGGCGCCCAACGATCTTTTCTTTTATACAGGCGATCAATTTCCCGAGCATTATAAAAACGGTGCCTTTATCGCATTTCATGGCTCTACCAATCGGGCACCCTATCCGCAGGCGGGCTATTTCATTGGGTTTGTACCCTTCAGGAACGGTCAACCCTCGGGCGATTGGGAAGTGTTTGCCGATGGCTTCGCCGGAGTTGATCCTGTTGTCAATGTAAGCGACGCTATTTACAGACCTATGGGCATAGCCATGGGGCCCGATGGCTCACTCTATTTCTCTGATACTGAAAAAGGGAAAATCTGGAGGGTAATGTACAAGGGAGATAGGGGCAGCTTTGGCACCGAACAACTGGCCAAAATGGAAGAACGTAAGAATGCCTCCAATATCCGCACACCTGACAAGATTGAAGATAACCTTGAAAAAGGAGTGAAAGTGGCCGGAGAAAAGACGTATCTGACTTATTGTGGGTCTTGCCATCAGAACAACGGCAAAGGCGCCTCTGGTAGATTTCCTCCGCTGGCTGGAGCGCCCTGGGTGGTTGGCGACAAAGGCTTGCTCATTAGTATTGTGCTCAATGGCATGGAAGGAAGCATTACGGTAAATGGAGAAGAGTATAACAACGTGATGCCTCAGCACAGCTTTTTGAGTGATGAGGAGGTGGCCAGGGTACTCACCTATATCCGGCAAAGCTTTGGAAATGAGGCCAGTGAGGTTTCCACGGAAGATGTAGAAAAAATAAGACGGACATTATAA
- a CDS encoding aminotransferase class V-fold PLP-dependent enzyme: MLSRRKLVKRLASLPLIGGFVGSGIPIQSVAAATPAAKPAQNLFKELGIRPLINARGTMTFLSGSLMEPEVMAAINATAHDFANMHELTDKVGERIAEMLQCEAAMVTSGAACALTIGTAAAITGMDMDKIKQIPNLPGPKPEVIIQKKHRYVFDQAVRTAGVKLIEVENAKEMEAAFNERTVMTLFFNGAVDWYGIEDSINHEDFVAISKRHNIPSFIDAAADVPPVENLFKYQKMGFDLVTFSGGKMIRGPQSAGLLFGRKDLIEAAKLNFSPHESPIGRSMKVNKEEIFGMYAALKLYLEKDHKKEWQEWEGRVADITKTVETVPGVKGEMHMPKGRANVFPGLLVKWDQNKVKIKPKDVVEALRAGEPRIETSAGDDALRITVVTLLPDQVPIVARRIKEVLQAAV; the protein is encoded by the coding sequence ATGTTAAGCAGAAGAAAACTTGTAAAACGCTTAGCCAGTCTTCCTTTGATAGGAGGGTTTGTGGGCAGTGGTATTCCTATTCAATCCGTTGCCGCAGCAACACCTGCGGCGAAACCTGCACAAAACTTATTCAAAGAGCTGGGGATACGCCCATTGATCAACGCCCGTGGCACCATGACGTTTTTGTCAGGTTCTTTGATGGAGCCTGAGGTGATGGCGGCGATTAACGCAACTGCACACGACTTCGCCAACATGCATGAACTGACCGACAAAGTGGGTGAGCGAATCGCAGAGATGCTACAATGTGAAGCAGCCATGGTCACTTCCGGGGCTGCATGTGCTCTTACCATTGGCACTGCGGCTGCTATTACCGGGATGGATATGGATAAAATCAAACAAATCCCTAACCTGCCTGGCCCTAAGCCAGAAGTGATTATTCAGAAAAAGCATCGCTATGTATTTGACCAGGCGGTGCGCACTGCCGGAGTGAAGTTGATAGAAGTAGAAAATGCAAAGGAAATGGAGGCTGCCTTTAACGAGCGCACGGTGATGACCCTCTTCTTTAATGGTGCGGTCGATTGGTATGGCATTGAAGATAGTATCAATCACGAGGATTTTGTAGCCATCTCCAAACGTCATAATATTCCTTCTTTTATAGATGCAGCAGCGGATGTGCCGCCAGTGGAGAACCTTTTCAAATACCAAAAGATGGGCTTTGACCTGGTCACCTTTTCCGGTGGAAAAATGATTCGTGGCCCACAAAGCGCAGGCCTGCTCTTTGGTCGCAAAGACTTAATTGAAGCTGCTAAGCTTAATTTTTCTCCTCATGAAAGCCCCATTGGGCGATCCATGAAAGTGAACAAAGAGGAGATATTTGGCATGTACGCCGCCTTGAAGCTCTATCTTGAAAAGGACCATAAAAAAGAATGGCAGGAGTGGGAGGGACGAGTAGCCGATATCACCAAGACAGTAGAAACCGTGCCCGGGGTAAAAGGAGAGATGCACATGCCTAAAGGCAGGGCCAATGTATTTCCAGGGCTTTTGGTGAAGTGGGATCAGAACAAGGTAAAAATCAAGCCAAAGGACGTAGTGGAGGCGCTTAGGGCTGGTGAGCCGAGGATTGAAACCTCTGCCGGAGACGATGCTCTTCGCATCACCGTGGTTACTTTGTTACCCGACCAGGTGCCAATTGTTGCCAGGCGAATCAAAGAAGTGCTTCAGGCAGCAGTGTAA
- a CDS encoding selenocysteine synthase translates to MLSRRKLIKRLSALPFVGGIIGGGVPLAAIAAAPAAPYRDYFAELGVRTFINAAGTYTAMTGSLLRDEMKDAYNYASEHYVMLDELQDKVGERIAKLLKCEAATVTSGAFSAMTFGMAGVLTGMDPKKAEQIPHLDGTGMKTEAIIQKSHNIGYAHAVRNCGVKVIEVETKEQLKKAINKNTALMLFINAYEPNGQINAEEWLKTGKENNIPCMNDCAADVPPVENLWKFTQMGYDLVCFSGGKGLRGPQSAGLLLGKKELIAAARLSAPPRGNTVGRGMKVNKEEVLGMWAALEAFVNGDHEKEWKLWEGQINLIADSVKGIDGLTIKIHVPPIANHIPTLDLSWDTKKVKISGNGLKDVLRSGHPSIEVAGGGENSVSITTWMMRPGQERIVADRIRDGLEKAAAG, encoded by the coding sequence ATGCTAAGTAGAAGAAAACTCATTAAACGCCTTTCAGCCCTGCCTTTTGTAGGAGGGATCATCGGTGGTGGCGTGCCTCTTGCAGCCATTGCCGCTGCACCTGCAGCCCCTTACCGTGATTACTTTGCCGAGTTAGGCGTGCGCACCTTCATTAATGCGGCAGGTACTTACACCGCTATGACTGGCTCTTTGCTAAGAGATGAAATGAAAGACGCTTACAACTACGCCTCGGAGCATTATGTAATGCTCGACGAGTTGCAGGATAAAGTAGGCGAGAGAATTGCAAAGTTGCTTAAATGTGAGGCAGCCACGGTCACTTCCGGAGCCTTTTCGGCGATGACTTTCGGGATGGCAGGCGTGCTCACCGGCATGGATCCCAAAAAAGCAGAGCAGATTCCACACCTGGACGGCACAGGGATGAAAACAGAGGCGATCATTCAGAAGTCTCACAATATTGGTTATGCTCATGCTGTGCGTAACTGCGGAGTGAAAGTGATTGAGGTGGAGACCAAAGAACAGTTGAAAAAGGCCATCAATAAAAACACGGCTTTGATGCTTTTTATCAATGCCTATGAGCCTAATGGACAGATCAATGCAGAAGAATGGCTGAAGACGGGCAAGGAGAATAATATCCCCTGCATGAACGACTGTGCGGCTGATGTGCCACCGGTGGAGAATCTGTGGAAGTTCACCCAAATGGGCTATGACCTGGTATGTTTTTCAGGAGGCAAAGGACTGAGAGGCCCCCAGAGCGCAGGCTTACTGCTCGGTAAAAAAGAACTGATAGCGGCAGCCCGGTTGAGCGCTCCGCCAAGAGGCAATACTGTCGGCAGAGGAATGAAAGTGAACAAGGAAGAGGTGCTCGGCATGTGGGCTGCACTGGAGGCCTTTGTAAATGGAGACCATGAAAAAGAATGGAAGTTGTGGGAAGGCCAGATCAACCTTATTGCCGACTCCGTAAAGGGTATTGATGGACTGACCATCAAAATTCATGTGCCCCCCATTGCCAACCATATTCCTACCCTGGATCTTTCATGGGATACCAAAAAGGTAAAAATATCAGGCAACGGCCTTAAAGATGTGCTTCGAAGCGGTCACCCGTCGATAGAGGTTGCGGGTGGTGGCGAAAACTCCGTCAGTATCACCACCTGGATGATGCGTCCAGGACAGGAAAGAATTGTTGCGGACCGAATCCGTGACGGCCTTGAGAAAGCAGCAGCGGGTTAA